Within the Thalassotalea ponticola genome, the region ACTTTTACGTGAACAGCCATCGCAACATAACTCTGGAATGAGTAATGTACGGCGATGCCTAGACCTTCACCTTGGGGCAGAGCTTTTCCCCAGTTTGCTTGTTTAGCGGCTAAGTCAAGCACGCCTTTTGAGCGCTGAACTTGCTCGGCAAACTTCGGATCCTTATTGGCATCGAACAATTGATGTAACATCGATACCGTATCTTTACCCGAGGCAACTGCCAGTTCATCGGCAAAACTGCCAAAGGCAAAGCCATAAAAAATGGCGTAGACTGCTCGGTACCAGCCAATGCGTGTATGCGCTGGTGCCAGACCCGATTCACTGCGAAAGTTAGCAATATTGAACGGATGATTATTAACGTCATTAAACGCTCTTTTTGGTGCCCGATCCAGGCCGGCTTGAAATAATGAACTGATCGATGGAAATGCGACGCGCTGAAGCAAACCATCAACCTCGCCTTGCTCATTGATACTGGCTTTGAGGTGCTGCGCGTTTATAGAGTGGTAAAATCCGGTGCGCATATCTTCTTCGCGCGACCATATCAGTTTGACGGGCGCTTTGATCTGCTTAGATATAACCGCTGCTTCATGAACGTAATCGCACTTAAATTTTCGTCCGAACGCACCGCCACTTATCATTACGTTAACTTCAATATCATCCGCTTGTCTGTCGAGTAACTTGGCCAAGACATTTTGAATGTCTTTTGGACTTTGGGTTGATGCCCAAACTTGGCAGCGATCATCGGTAACCGACACCACACTCGCGTTTGGCTCCATAGGAGCATGACAGAGATGGCCGCCAGAATAAGTAGCGCTTACGATCTTTGCTGCGTTATCCAAGGCGCGATCAACATCACCGCGCGAGAACACCTCTTGCGCATCTTGTTCTACGCGTTTTATTAACGACGCTCGATACTGCTTGGTGTTGTATTCCTTATTAGCCCCTAAGTCCCATTCGATTCGTAATTTTTTTAGTGCTTGCTGCGCTGTCCACGAATTGTCAGCAACCACTGCAACTGCACCGACCGAACTAAATGGGTGTTCAATAGGGGCAATTTCAACCACGTCAATAACCCCTTTGACTTTAACGGCATCTGATTTATCAACCGATTTTAATTTACCGCCAAGTACAGGGCAGTGGCTAATGGCGGCGAATTTCATCCCCTCAACTATGGTGTCTGCACCGTAGGTTCGTTGACCTACGACGACCATTTGTTGATCGTGGCGCGGTAAGTCGGTGCCTATGTAGCGAAACGACTCTTTTGACTTAAGAGTCGGGTTATCGGGCACTTCAATATTTTTAGCGATATCGACTAGGTCTCCGTAATTCAATTTTTGGCCAGTCGATTTATTGATTACGTAGTGATTATTGGTGGTAACATTGGTCACATCAATGGCCCACACCTTTGCTGCAGCAAGCATTAACATCTGCTTAGCCGCGGCACCTGCTTTGCGCATCGGTTCGTACATCACCCGAATGCTCGCAGAGCCTCCGGTATCCTGAGGGCCGTATTTTTGCTCATTTCCTTCGCCTTGCTTAACGGTTACGCGTGACCAATCGGCGTCCATTTCGTCAGCTACCGCCGATGGTAAAGCCGTAGAAATACCTTGTCCCATTTCACACCGACCGCAATATAGGGTAAGGTCGCCATTGTTGTTTAAATGAATAAATCCACTGGGAGAAAATGCGGTTGACGACTTATTTTTTGCTTGTGTCGGCAGGCTAATGCCAAGCAGTAACCCGGTTGTACCAAGACCCGCCGCTTTGATAAAGCTGCGTCGGCTCATTTTAGATAAGTTGACAATCTCACTGACGCTATCAGCCAAGCTATTGCGTTGATAATATCGGTTTAATTCATCGCTTATATGAGGGTGCATGTTATACCTCCTTGGCTAGGTCATCAGCGGCTTGACGAATGGCTTTTTTAATTCGTTGATAGGTGCCACATCGACAAATATTACCTTGCATTGCTATCTCGATGTCATTATCGGTTGGGCGTTTATTACTGTTGAGCAAGCTGGCAGCATTCATAATTTGACCCGCCTGGCAATAGCCACATTGCGGTACCTTGTTCTCTAGCCAAGCTTTTTGCAATGGGTGATCGCCGTTTGCAGATAGGCCTTCAATAGTGGTAATTTGCTTATTGGCTAATGAGCCGATAGGGGTAATACACGCGCGTTGTGCGACGCCGTCTACATGAACGGTGCATGCGCCACACAATCCAGAGCCACAACCAAACTTGGTACCAGTAAAGGCCAAATGATCGCGTAAGAACCAGAGTAGGGGCATGTTTTCATCGACGTCAATGGGAAATGACTTGCCGTTGATGGTAATAGAGTTAGCCATGGTTGTTCATCCTATTGCTTTCGTTAACAAATAATATACATCATTAACGATAAAATAACAGTCGAACGGGTGGTTGTGCAAAAATGACGATTGCCGCGGTGACAGCGCCGTCTATAAACAGCGCTTTGGTTTTGGTAGTCCGGCTATTTTTGTTGCTTGCTTTGCAGCGCCTTTGGGAAACAAACGATGTAAATATCGGCTGTTGGCTTTGTCTTCGCCAAATTCGTCTTTCATCGCTTTGATTAATGCGCGAATAGCAGGTGACGTTTTATACTCTAAGTAAAAGTTTCGAACAAAGCGGACTACTTCCCAGTGATCATCGGTTAAGGTGATTCCATCGGTGGCGGCTAATAACGGTGCGAGATCTTCCGTCCACAGGCGAAAATCGGTTAAATAACCTTCTTTATCGGTCTCGTATACGGTGTTATTAAATTCTATTGCCATGTGATCACTTTATCCGCTTGGTCAGATAAGGTAACTAGGTCTTTCAATGTTGCTAGGGCAATCGACGGTTGCTCTGCCTCAATGCCACGCGCAATAAGATGCTCTTCGATAACCAATACATCAATTTCGTCTAGTCGCTTTAATAGCTTGGGATGGGCAACGTTATAAACACCATCATCCATTAAAAACAATGTGTCTTTGTTGCTGAGTAAACCTAAGCACAGGTTTAATTTGTTATCTTGAAATGCACTTGTACGTACGATGTGTAATACTGCCATAAACTCTTAAAATGTTAAAACAACGTCAGCGGCATCAATGAGTGCGGTTATCTGTGAGTTGGTCACCAGCGATGCATCGTTAAACGCAGACGGACCTGACAGTTGACGTTCACTCAAACACGTCTCACTAACGTAGATATCTTCAATATCGTAAAAGTGTAACGCTTTAAACGATGCAATGAAATCCTTTGCACCAATTAATTCAGCATTTTGTTTGGCGATGGTTTGAAATACCCCGTCGCCAATAAAACACAAACTGACATGCATATCATAACTGGCTAAAATGAGAGCGGCATCGAGAGACTCTCGCGCTTTGATATGGTCGAAACTGGCACTGTGATTAACAATCAGATAATGTTTGCTTGGGTGGCTCATAATTGAATTACCTTATCCGCTTTACTGCTAATGACAGCCAATTCACCTAGTCCTGATACGGTAAAAGCGTTACCGACATTATTGGTTAGTTCACTGTCGCTACCATCGCTTAATCCGCGGCGCTCCGCTGCAGAAATACAAACGAATAGAGGCGTGTTTGATGCTTGTTGGAAACGTTGCCACTGCTGATACAGGTTTTGCTCGTCACTTGGTGTTTGCAACAGGTTGTTGGCATTTAAGACACCATCTTGATAAAAGAACACACCATGGAGTTGATGTCCGTTGGTAATGATGGTTTCGGCAAGGTTTAACGCGGTGACTGTTTTATTATCACTTGGGGCTGTGCTAACCACTAACGCATACGTACTCAAAATGCACCTCTTATTATTTTATGGCTGATAAAAAAGGCTCCTAGTGGAGCCTTTTTTAGTATAGATGAATTTTATTTAAAATTAATCATCGCCGCCAGCTAGTGACATTAAAATGTGTAGTAAACTACTGAAAATATTGTAAAGCGATACGAATAAAGTAACCGTCGCTAAGATGTAGTTGCGCTCGCCACCGTGAATAATCTCGCTAGTTTGGTACAAGATGATCGCCGATGAAAACACGACGAACAACGCACTAATGGCTAGTGACATCGCCGGAATTTGCAAAAAGATGTTGGCGACCATGGCGATAAGCAAGAACCAAAAACCAACATTAAGCATTCCCGTCATAAATGACATGTCTTTTTTGGTTGTCAATACGTACGCTGATAAACCGAAGAAAATAAGACCGGTTGCACCAAGCGAGAAGACTACAAGGTCACCTGCGCCCGAGCCAAGAGCATAGCCAACAAGTGGCGCAATGGTGTAGCCAAGGAAACCAGTAAAGGCAAATACTGACAAGATGCCCATGCTAGAGTTGGCGGTTTTATAGGTTAAAAACATCAACCCGTACACGCCAATTAAGGTGACGATCAAGCCTGGGCTTGGTAGGTTCATCATAATCGTCAGCATGGCAACGGCCGCACTGAAGACTAGGGTCATACCTAACAGGGTGTAGGTGTTGCGTAATACTTTGTTAATTTCAATAGCAGAGCTTTGCGTTGCTGTTGAAAATCCTGTTTGTGATTGCATAAAGTTTCCTCAGTACTCTAAATTAACAATAATTAGATAAGGTCAATACCTAAAAAATTCAATTCTTTTTTGTTATTCGGATCAATGTCATTAACCGAACCTAGGTGTTATTAATGCTTTTATAGCGCATTTTATTGGTCCGGTAAATATCAAAACGTGACATATTATGACATATCAATCTGTGTTACGAAAGTATTAACGGTATTGATCAATGATTTGTTGACGGCGATAACAGTCAACACTGTGGTCGTTAACTAAACCACAGGCTTGCATATGGGCGTAGATAATTGTCGAGCCGACAAATTTAAAACCTCGCTGCTTCATGTCCTTGCTTATGGCATCGGAAATCGTCGAGGTAGCGGGGTAGTCGGCCAGCGTTGTCAGTTGATTAACTATCGGCTTATGATCGACAAACTGCCAAAAATAATTACACAAACTGCCGAACTCTTGTTGTAAGATGAGTACGCGTTGAGCATTTGTTACGGCCGCTTGTACTTTCAGGCGATTGCGAATGATTCCCGGATTTTGCAGTAATTGTTCGATCGTCTGTTGATCAAAATTAGCCACTTTATCGACATCAAAATTGGCAAATGCACGACGATAATGTTCGCGTTTTTTCAATACCGTATACCAACTTAATCCGGCTTGGGCTGATTCAAGGGTTAAAAACTCAAACATCGTTTGATCATCTTTAACCGGTACACCCCATTCCAAATCATGATAAGCGACGTAGTCAGGCTTCGACAAATCAAGCCATGGACATCGACAAGTTTGCGATTCGTTAACGCTGTTGTTTGTCATCCGTTACTCCTCGTGAATGCGTTTAGCCTCACATTAGCAGAAATAATCACCGATGTGAGCAAAAATATAGCAAACAAATAGTTTTTTCTAATTAATGCTTTACAACGGTAAAAAGAGCCTCTAATATTCGCATCAACTTCAGGTGAGATGGCTGAGTGGTCGAAAGCACCGGTCTTGAAAACCGGCATACGTTTGTAGCGTATCTAGGGTTCAAATCCCTATCTCACCGCCATATTTTAAAGCCCAGCATTCGCTGGGCTTTTTTCGTTTTCTAAACTGAGTTATCGGTTTTTTACGCTAAGTTTAGTTCGCTTTTACCCGAGGTCTGTCATTAAACGTTTATCGTAACCGTATTACTTGTCGCCTTGGATAAACCAAATCAGTGGATGCTGCGTAAGCTCATTTGATTACTATAAAGCTTTGGCGACAACCATGATAGGTCAATATGAAAACCCCCAACAAACGCTTGCGCCCTGAGAAAATCTGTCCTGTGTGTCAGCGACCGTTTCAGTGGCGGCGTAAGTGGCGAGCTAATTGGGCCGATGTTATCTATTGTTCGCGTCGCTGCCGTTGCTCGCGGTCGAATATCGCGAAGCATCAATCCTAGTATCAAAAAAGGTAACCAGATAGCGCCTTTGTCAACAGAACAGCCATAGTTGTATCTCGAAAAACGTTTGCTTCAATTTTATATTTCAATTGCACAAATCCTCAATACAGCCCTTAGCGTAATGCTGTATGTCA harbors:
- a CDS encoding xanthine dehydrogenase family protein molybdopterin-binding subunit; protein product: MHPHISDELNRYYQRNSLADSVSEIVNLSKMSRRSFIKAAGLGTTGLLLGISLPTQAKNKSSTAFSPSGFIHLNNNGDLTLYCGRCEMGQGISTALPSAVADEMDADWSRVTVKQGEGNEQKYGPQDTGGSASIRVMYEPMRKAGAAAKQMLMLAAAKVWAIDVTNVTTNNHYVINKSTGQKLNYGDLVDIAKNIEVPDNPTLKSKESFRYIGTDLPRHDQQMVVVGQRTYGADTIVEGMKFAAISHCPVLGGKLKSVDKSDAVKVKGVIDVVEIAPIEHPFSSVGAVAVVADNSWTAQQALKKLRIEWDLGANKEYNTKQYRASLIKRVEQDAQEVFSRGDVDRALDNAAKIVSATYSGGHLCHAPMEPNASVVSVTDDRCQVWASTQSPKDIQNVLAKLLDRQADDIEVNVMISGGAFGRKFKCDYVHEAAVISKQIKAPVKLIWSREEDMRTGFYHSINAQHLKASINEQGEVDGLLQRVAFPSISSLFQAGLDRAPKRAFNDVNNHPFNIANFRSESGLAPAHTRIGWYRAVYAIFYGFAFGSFADELAVASGKDTVSMLHQLFDANKDPKFAEQVQRSKGVLDLAAKQANWGKALPQGEGLGIAVHYSFQSYVAMAVHVKVDGDNIRVLNVDCAIDCGQILNTDGATAQMEGAVVMGMSLALYTEINFENGAVTNSNFHDYPVLRINEMPNVNVHIVDSDASPTGLGEPGVAPFAPALANAIYAATGKRHRHLPIKPMSA
- a CDS encoding (2Fe-2S)-binding protein codes for the protein MANSITINGKSFPIDVDENMPLLWFLRDHLAFTGTKFGCGSGLCGACTVHVDGVAQRACITPIGSLANKQITTIEGLSANGDHPLQKAWLENKVPQCGYCQAGQIMNAASLLNSNKRPTDNDIEIAMQGNICRCGTYQRIKKAIRQAADDLAKEV
- a CDS encoding TusE/DsrC/DsvC family sulfur relay protein, translated to MAIEFNNTVYETDKEGYLTDFRLWTEDLAPLLAATDGITLTDDHWEVVRFVRNFYLEYKTSPAIRALIKAMKDEFGEDKANSRYLHRLFPKGAAKQATKIAGLPKPKRCL
- the tusB gene encoding sulfurtransferase complex subunit TusB, which encodes MAVLHIVRTSAFQDNKLNLCLGLLSNKDTLFLMDDGVYNVAHPKLLKRLDEIDVLVIEEHLIARGIEAEQPSIALATLKDLVTLSDQADKVITWQ
- the tusC gene encoding sulfurtransferase complex subunit TusC → MSHPSKHYLIVNHSASFDHIKARESLDAALILASYDMHVSLCFIGDGVFQTIAKQNAELIGAKDFIASFKALHFYDIEDIYVSETCLSERQLSGPSAFNDASLVTNSQITALIDAADVVLTF
- the tusD gene encoding sulfurtransferase complex subunit TusD, with the translated sequence MSTYALVVSTAPSDNKTVTALNLAETIITNGHQLHGVFFYQDGVLNANNLLQTPSDEQNLYQQWQRFQQASNTPLFVCISAAERRGLSDGSDSELTNNVGNAFTVSGLGELAVISSKADKVIQL
- a CDS encoding Bax inhibitor-1/YccA family protein, whose translation is MQSQTGFSTATQSSAIEINKVLRNTYTLLGMTLVFSAAVAMLTIMMNLPSPGLIVTLIGVYGLMFLTYKTANSSMGILSVFAFTGFLGYTIAPLVGYALGSGAGDLVVFSLGATGLIFFGLSAYVLTTKKDMSFMTGMLNVGFWFLLIAMVANIFLQIPAMSLAISALFVVFSSAIILYQTSEIIHGGERNYILATVTLFVSLYNIFSSLLHILMSLAGGDD
- a CDS encoding DNA-3-methyladenine glycosylase I — its product is MTNNSVNESQTCRCPWLDLSKPDYVAYHDLEWGVPVKDDQTMFEFLTLESAQAGLSWYTVLKKREHYRRAFANFDVDKVANFDQQTIEQLLQNPGIIRNRLKVQAAVTNAQRVLILQQEFGSLCNYFWQFVDHKPIVNQLTTLADYPATSTISDAISKDMKQRGFKFVGSTIIYAHMQACGLVNDHSVDCYRRQQIIDQYR
- a CDS encoding DUF2256 domain-containing protein codes for the protein MKTPNKRLRPEKICPVCQRPFQWRRKWRANWADVIYCSRRCRCSRSNIAKHQS